One region of Verrucomicrobiota bacterium genomic DNA includes:
- the uvrA gene encoding excinuclease ABC subunit UvrA has translation MASPDSIYIRGARQHNLKNFDVEIPRGKITVVTGVSGSGKSSLAFDTLYGEGYRKYMESLSPKARQLLDQVDRPEVDFIEGLSPVIAIEQLTGHGINPRSTVASISEVLDFARVLWSVAGVPFCPKDGGRVSRRSIDDCLDRLFEEPEGSRIQIFAPKMVAKPSVIREEMESLRHKGFTRVRIDGRIAGLEEKGLIDRSRKEQELELLIDRIVLRPDQRGRIADSLELAFSEGGDRAVILSQATKEEASREILLSQAHACEICGTTYPAPNPRLFSWNNPDGACPECGGLGEILQFDEDLLIPDPSLSVKKGAIKPWRIGSKRMIIRRNALLRQLAEQLPFDPTTPWQELDDGTRDLIVHGSGEKEFLFKLGPGNRKAQEFPFPGVLPDLDESYRTSTSDGLRARLVAYQRKLPCPSCGGARLGAYPRSILVAGVSLPQFLSHSISSALKLVDGSFRAQAGDEVEEALEGLAHRLRFLEEVGLGYLTLDRPFHTLSGGEAQRARLATQLGMGLVGVIYVLDEPSIGLHSNDIQRLIRNLQKLRDRGNTVVVVEHSSEMIQVADHLIELGPGAGSVGGKLVYSGSPKAIPPDSESRTAAYLSGKESLVDLRLPKRKTADAIQVREAAEHNLKNITVNFPVGLVSAICGVSGSGKSTLVHDVLGAAAARKLNRAKSIPGVHKGISGWESFDSVVQVDQSPIGRSPRSNPATFAGIFSILRSLFSKTPLAKVRGYTPGRFSFNVPGGRCERCKGDGLIRLDMQFMSDVFVECPSCQGKRYNRETLEVRYRGLNIAEVLELTIEEARDALSRNPAILAKLDLLIEVGLGYLQLGQSATTLSGGEAQRLKLATELSRREQGRTLYLLDEPTTGLHWDDIARLIEVVYRLRDAGNTILIIEHDLDVIQLADWVVELGPGGGDEGGELIYAGPPEKWSKAANSPTLQALKDTGRSLPG, from the coding sequence ATGGCAAGTCCCGACTCAATCTATATCCGAGGCGCTCGGCAGCACAACTTGAAGAATTTCGATGTCGAGATTCCGAGGGGTAAGATCACGGTGGTGACAGGTGTCAGTGGCTCCGGGAAGTCCTCACTGGCCTTTGATACACTCTATGGAGAAGGGTATCGAAAATACATGGAAAGCCTTTCTCCGAAGGCGAGACAGTTGCTGGATCAGGTGGACCGCCCAGAGGTGGACTTCATCGAAGGGCTTTCACCCGTCATCGCGATTGAGCAATTGACGGGTCATGGTATCAACCCTCGAAGCACAGTGGCCTCCATATCGGAGGTGTTGGATTTTGCGAGAGTTCTCTGGTCGGTGGCGGGCGTTCCATTCTGTCCCAAAGACGGTGGGAGGGTTTCCCGGCGTTCTATCGATGATTGCCTTGATCGTTTGTTTGAGGAGCCGGAAGGGAGCCGTATCCAAATCTTCGCTCCAAAGATGGTAGCGAAGCCATCCGTCATCCGTGAAGAAATGGAGTCCTTGCGGCACAAGGGTTTCACCCGGGTGCGCATTGACGGACGGATTGCAGGTCTTGAGGAAAAAGGCCTGATTGACCGATCGAGGAAGGAACAAGAGCTGGAACTACTGATTGACCGAATCGTTCTTCGACCAGACCAGAGAGGTAGAATCGCTGATTCGCTAGAGTTGGCTTTTTCCGAAGGTGGAGATCGAGCGGTTATTCTCAGTCAGGCAACAAAGGAAGAGGCTTCGAGGGAGATTTTGCTGAGCCAAGCTCATGCTTGCGAGATTTGCGGGACTACTTATCCCGCTCCCAATCCCAGACTTTTCTCATGGAATAATCCGGATGGGGCTTGTCCGGAATGTGGCGGTCTCGGAGAAATTCTCCAATTTGACGAGGACCTCCTGATTCCGGATCCATCTTTATCGGTAAAGAAGGGTGCGATCAAACCGTGGCGTATTGGTTCGAAACGGATGATTATCCGAAGAAATGCCCTTTTGCGCCAGCTAGCTGAACAGCTTCCTTTCGATCCTACAACACCCTGGCAAGAACTCGACGATGGTACGCGGGATTTGATTGTTCATGGGTCGGGAGAAAAGGAATTTCTATTTAAGCTTGGACCGGGAAACCGCAAAGCGCAGGAGTTCCCATTTCCCGGAGTGCTTCCAGACCTTGACGAGTCTTACCGGACCTCAACGAGCGATGGATTACGTGCTCGCTTGGTCGCCTACCAGCGCAAGCTTCCCTGTCCTTCGTGTGGCGGAGCAAGGCTCGGCGCCTACCCACGGTCCATTCTCGTCGCAGGGGTTTCTCTACCTCAATTTCTCTCCCATTCAATTTCTTCTGCCCTGAAGCTCGTCGATGGTAGTTTCCGCGCACAGGCTGGCGATGAAGTCGAGGAGGCATTGGAGGGTCTGGCTCACCGGTTACGTTTCCTCGAAGAGGTTGGGTTGGGATACCTAACACTTGACCGGCCTTTTCACACTTTGAGTGGGGGTGAAGCGCAACGAGCGCGCCTCGCGACCCAGCTCGGAATGGGATTGGTTGGCGTCATCTACGTATTGGATGAGCCGAGCATCGGTCTTCATTCGAACGATATTCAAAGACTGATCAGAAACCTTCAGAAGCTCCGGGACCGTGGCAATACAGTAGTGGTCGTCGAACACTCTTCCGAGATGATTCAGGTCGCCGATCACCTGATCGAATTGGGCCCTGGGGCCGGATCGGTTGGAGGTAAACTGGTTTACTCCGGGAGCCCTAAAGCCATTCCACCTGATAGCGAAAGTCGGACAGCAGCCTATCTTTCAGGAAAGGAAAGCCTTGTGGATCTGCGTTTGCCGAAAAGAAAGACCGCAGACGCGATCCAGGTGAGAGAGGCTGCGGAACACAACCTCAAGAACATTACAGTGAATTTTCCTGTGGGACTGGTCTCAGCGATTTGCGGAGTCTCGGGTTCGGGAAAAAGCACGTTGGTTCATGATGTTCTTGGTGCTGCGGCCGCGAGGAAACTCAATCGGGCGAAATCCATTCCGGGCGTGCATAAAGGAATCTCCGGATGGGAAAGTTTCGACTCTGTGGTGCAAGTCGACCAGTCCCCAATCGGAAGAAGTCCTCGTTCGAATCCAGCTACGTTTGCCGGAATATTCTCCATTTTAAGGTCTTTGTTTTCCAAGACTCCCTTGGCAAAAGTGCGCGGCTACACTCCGGGAAGGTTTAGTTTTAATGTGCCCGGTGGCCGTTGCGAGCGGTGCAAAGGGGATGGACTCATTCGGCTCGATATGCAGTTCATGAGCGACGTCTTTGTAGAATGTCCAAGCTGTCAGGGCAAACGGTACAATCGGGAAACTCTAGAAGTCAGGTATCGGGGCCTCAATATCGCGGAGGTTCTTGAGCTGACCATAGAGGAGGCTCGGGACGCACTCAGTCGAAATCCAGCGATTCTCGCGAAACTGGATCTGCTGATTGAGGTGGGTCTTGGATATCTTCAACTTGGGCAGTCAGCTACCACTTTGTCGGGAGGAGAGGCCCAGCGCCTCAAGCTCGCAACGGAGCTGAGCCGACGGGAACAGGGACGCACTCTTTATCTTCTGGATGAACCAACTACTGGCTTGCACTGGGATGACATTGCTCGACTCATCGAGGTAGTCTACCGGCTAAGGGATGCCGGAAATACAATCCTCATCATCGAACACGATCTCGACGTCATTCAACTAGCAGACTGGGTAGTAGAGCTCGGTCCGGGTGGCGGGGATGAGGGAGGAGAATTGATCTACGCCGGTCCCCCGGAAAAATGGTCTAAGGCGGCGAATTCTCCAACACTGCAGGCTCTCAAAGATACGGGACGGAGTCTGCCGGGCTAA
- a CDS encoding glutaredoxin family protein, with translation MKEKPVLYIKAGCPWCKEALVFFDQHGVDLTVKDVNRESDAMMQMVEISGQTKTPTFEFGDFVVADFDTDEFMAELDEFPEVRIQLGIGDDET, from the coding sequence ATGAAGGAAAAACCAGTGCTGTATATCAAAGCGGGATGCCCATGGTGCAAGGAAGCGCTTGTGTTCTTCGATCAACACGGGGTCGATCTCACGGTTAAGGACGTCAACCGAGAGAGCGATGCAATGATGCAGATGGTCGAAATCAGCGGTCAGACCAAAACTCCTACTTTTGAGTTTGGCGATTTTGTTGTGGCAGACTTCGATACCGATGAGTTTATGGCTGAGCTCGATGAGTTTCCAGAAGTCCGGATCCAACTTGGAATCGGAGACGACGAGACCTGA
- a CDS encoding metallophosphoesterase, with protein sequence MLTLKPSAKEELLTEIPNLPEYQGLSDRMGEKLLRQRLARERLLRERLRPLFVHTDGLADRRLAVRLLERMVRWSGLEKRARRNFQDLRVKTSTWRMNGLSPGAEGLKILQVTDLHLDFDPGVIERVRSTVEELPYDLVCITGDFFDLVFSGEAVPKEHLEQLVHCFRSPVYAVLGNHDVLSVGFFLEELGVRVLMNESVWIPNGDGGVWLAGVDDARQFGTDSFENAVRAISWDGPVVGLSHSPQNYKDAERNGINLMLSGHTHGGQVSLPCGIPITGSHGCPLRMVSGRWKYKGLQGYTSNGCGGCKLPFRLNAPAEVTLHTLV encoded by the coding sequence GTGCTTACGCTAAAACCCAGTGCGAAAGAAGAATTACTCACTGAGATTCCGAACCTACCGGAGTATCAGGGATTGAGTGATCGAATGGGTGAAAAATTGCTTCGTCAGCGTCTTGCCCGGGAAAGGCTATTGAGAGAGCGGTTGCGACCCCTTTTCGTCCACACAGACGGATTGGCAGATCGTCGCCTTGCAGTTCGTCTCCTTGAGCGAATGGTTCGATGGTCGGGCTTGGAGAAACGAGCCCGAAGAAATTTTCAGGACCTTAGAGTCAAGACTTCGACTTGGAGAATGAATGGTTTGAGTCCAGGTGCAGAGGGTCTAAAGATTCTTCAGGTAACTGATTTGCATCTGGACTTTGATCCGGGAGTTATTGAACGGGTTAGGTCTACAGTAGAGGAGTTACCATACGACTTAGTCTGTATCACCGGTGACTTCTTTGACCTGGTTTTCAGTGGCGAGGCGGTTCCCAAGGAGCATCTGGAGCAATTGGTTCACTGCTTCCGAAGTCCCGTTTACGCGGTTTTGGGGAACCATGATGTTTTATCGGTCGGCTTTTTTCTGGAAGAGTTAGGGGTGAGAGTGCTCATGAACGAATCGGTTTGGATACCGAACGGAGATGGGGGAGTGTGGTTGGCAGGTGTCGACGATGCCCGTCAGTTCGGCACTGATTCGTTTGAAAATGCGGTTAGGGCGATAAGCTGGGATGGCCCGGTCGTCGGATTGTCCCATAGTCCTCAGAACTACAAGGACGCTGAAAGGAATGGCATCAATTTGATGCTGTCTGGTCACACCCACGGAGGGCAGGTTTCACTTCCATGTGGAATTCCCATTACTGGAAGTCACGGGTGTCCGCTTCGAATGGTCTCGGGCAGGTGGAAGTATAAGGGCCTCCAAGGCTACACGTCGAACGGCTGCGGAGGATGTAAGTTACCATTCCGACTCAACGCGCCGGCCGAGGTGACCCTGCACACCCTTGTCTAA
- a CDS encoding alanine--glyoxylate aminotransferase family protein encodes MSYKLFIPGPIEVSAKTYRAMTTPVVGHRSPDFVDLYQSVQPGLQRLFETSDPVFLSTSSAWGVMEGAVRNLTKKKVLNCMCGAFSDKWYDVAKRAGFAADPLSVEWGRHIDPEELRKHLETGEYDVVTLVHNETSCGMMNPLEEIMEVLRDFPDVFSVIDTVSSFSVVPVPKDELGIDVMLTGSQKALALPPGLALISVSERAFERAKSVEGRGYYFDFIEFRKNHEKGMTPSTPVIPLINALKSKIEDIEAEGIENRYQRHSDLNDMVHDWMENHGFSLLPEKQFASKSLSCIRNTWDVDLALINKRLKDEFQMVIDIGYGKLKGKTFRISNMGDETKETMGELLGNLDSIFASL; translated from the coding sequence ATGAGTTATAAGCTTTTTATTCCCGGCCCAATTGAAGTTTCGGCGAAGACCTACCGGGCTATGACGACGCCCGTCGTAGGGCACCGGAGTCCTGATTTTGTTGACCTATATCAGTCTGTTCAGCCGGGGTTACAACGACTTTTCGAAACCTCTGATCCTGTTTTTCTGAGCACCTCAAGTGCTTGGGGCGTGATGGAAGGAGCGGTTCGCAACCTGACGAAAAAGAAGGTCCTCAACTGCATGTGTGGTGCCTTTTCAGACAAATGGTATGACGTCGCAAAGCGGGCAGGCTTTGCGGCTGATCCCCTTTCGGTTGAGTGGGGGCGCCACATTGATCCAGAAGAGCTTAGGAAACACCTTGAAACCGGCGAATACGATGTCGTTACCCTCGTCCACAATGAGACTTCGTGTGGAATGATGAATCCTCTGGAAGAGATCATGGAGGTCCTCCGTGATTTTCCTGATGTATTCTCTGTTATCGATACGGTTTCCTCCTTTTCGGTTGTTCCGGTTCCGAAGGACGAACTGGGAATTGACGTGATGCTAACCGGGTCCCAAAAGGCTCTCGCGCTCCCGCCGGGCCTTGCCCTGATCTCAGTCTCCGAACGGGCTTTTGAACGGGCGAAATCGGTAGAGGGCCGCGGCTACTACTTTGATTTCATTGAATTCAGAAAGAATCACGAGAAGGGAATGACTCCAAGCACTCCGGTGATCCCGCTCATCAATGCCCTCAAATCGAAGATCGAGGATATCGAAGCGGAAGGGATCGAGAATCGTTATCAGCGGCACTCAGACTTGAACGACATGGTTCACGACTGGATGGAGAACCATGGGTTTTCCCTGTTGCCGGAAAAGCAGTTTGCTTCGAAATCGCTGAGCTGCATCCGCAACACGTGGGACGTTGACCTGGCACTCATCAACAAGCGACTGAAAGACGAATTTCAGATGGTGATCGACATCGGCTACGGCAAATTGAAGGGGAAAACCTTCCGGATTTCGAACATGGGAGACGAGACAAAAGAAACGATGGGCGAACTCCTGGGGAACCTCGATTCGATCTTTGCCAGCTTGTAG
- a CDS encoding DNA topoisomerase III, with amino-acid sequence MKTLVIAEKPSVAGDLARVLGKVPKKGDFYENDEWVISSALGHLVELQMPQEIDKAYSKWTLDNLPIVPPKFKTKPVEKTKKKLQELKRLMKRPDVREIINACDAGREGELIFTLIQEQAKVKKPVKRLWMMSMTPTAIQKAFEELREEQSMKPLQDAAKSRQEADWLVGLNATRGATVTFGRRGGTAANVGRVQTPTLTMVCDREDEISSFVPTPYWEVVAQFSISTGTYEGTYQRIDFKKSDELPHDRASRIWEKVEAERIAKEVEGGIASITEKKKRSKQAAPRLYDLTTLQREANNRYGFSAANTLSIAQALYERHKMLTYPRTDSRALPEDYGSSCRDSLANLPENYRPFTDFILSGNRINPKDKRIFNDKQVSDHFAIIPTDQKPRTLNDAEQKIYDMVVRRFLAVFYPSAEYDVTTRESVVGGHTFRTDGKVLAEPGWLAVYGKTAGTSDTIPPLPTPDGADGNPVEGAVEDVEVKGDETRPPPRYTEATLLSAMENAGKQVEDDELAEAMRERGLGTPATRAGILDNLVYQKYLEKDGKELLPTTKGEALIQFLRAYDIDLLTSPALTGEWEYRLKQIEEGKLGRKEFMDGIEEVTRQIAEALKNPPAPTESSLQSITDGKPLLENFKAFVSNDSVTVNNRQIPALQVNKVIGNRAMEEEEVRELLEKKQIGPLDGFRSKAGKSFSAIVKLIQKENGSWRVELDFGDSSNGENGEIDLSSAEVVGVCPLCGAKVYETPNAYICEERARDRKNCDFQVARNILGKTIERPVFEKLLKDKKTDLVQGFRSNRTKRKFDAFLVLKPDGKLGFEFPDRPARKSARKRAKKQAKSG; translated from the coding sequence ATGAAGACCCTCGTCATCGCAGAAAAGCCCTCGGTTGCAGGGGACCTCGCCAGAGTTCTTGGCAAAGTTCCCAAGAAAGGCGATTTCTACGAAAACGATGAATGGGTAATCAGCTCTGCCTTAGGGCATCTCGTTGAACTCCAAATGCCTCAGGAGATCGACAAGGCGTATAGCAAATGGACACTCGATAACCTCCCGATTGTCCCACCGAAGTTTAAGACTAAACCGGTCGAGAAAACAAAGAAGAAGCTACAGGAATTGAAGCGCTTGATGAAACGTCCCGACGTCCGGGAGATCATCAATGCCTGTGATGCTGGCCGGGAAGGAGAGTTGATTTTTACCCTGATTCAGGAACAGGCGAAGGTAAAAAAGCCCGTGAAGCGCCTCTGGATGATGTCGATGACCCCAACTGCTATCCAGAAGGCCTTCGAGGAGTTAAGGGAGGAGCAATCCATGAAACCGCTTCAAGACGCTGCTAAGAGTCGTCAGGAAGCAGATTGGCTCGTCGGTCTCAACGCTACCCGTGGGGCTACGGTTACCTTCGGCCGAAGAGGCGGCACCGCTGCCAACGTGGGTCGCGTTCAGACCCCTACCCTTACCATGGTCTGTGACAGGGAAGATGAGATCAGCAGCTTCGTCCCCACCCCTTACTGGGAAGTTGTCGCGCAGTTTTCAATTTCAACGGGAACCTACGAAGGCACGTATCAGCGGATCGACTTCAAGAAGTCAGACGAGCTCCCTCATGACCGGGCCTCTCGAATTTGGGAAAAGGTGGAAGCCGAGCGCATTGCGAAAGAAGTCGAGGGTGGAATTGCATCGATTACCGAAAAGAAAAAGCGCTCCAAGCAGGCGGCTCCAAGACTCTACGACCTCACTACTCTTCAGCGGGAGGCAAACAACCGCTACGGTTTCTCGGCCGCAAATACGCTTTCGATTGCTCAAGCACTCTATGAGCGGCACAAAATGCTCACCTACCCCCGAACAGATTCCCGAGCACTTCCCGAAGATTATGGAAGCTCTTGCCGCGATTCCCTTGCGAATCTCCCTGAGAATTACCGTCCTTTCACGGATTTTATTCTCAGTGGAAATCGGATCAATCCAAAGGATAAGCGTATTTTTAATGACAAGCAGGTAAGCGATCACTTTGCCATCATACCCACCGACCAGAAGCCACGCACCTTGAACGATGCAGAGCAAAAAATCTACGACATGGTGGTTCGCCGTTTTCTCGCAGTTTTTTATCCTTCTGCAGAGTATGACGTCACGACTCGTGAAAGTGTCGTTGGTGGACATACTTTCCGCACCGATGGCAAGGTCTTAGCTGAGCCGGGTTGGCTTGCAGTCTATGGAAAGACCGCAGGAACTTCCGATACGATTCCCCCGCTTCCGACACCGGATGGCGCAGATGGCAATCCTGTGGAAGGTGCCGTTGAAGACGTTGAGGTTAAGGGAGATGAAACGAGACCTCCTCCACGCTACACCGAGGCGACCCTGCTTTCAGCCATGGAAAATGCCGGAAAACAAGTCGAGGATGATGAGCTTGCTGAAGCGATGCGTGAACGCGGCCTTGGAACCCCAGCGACCCGAGCTGGTATCCTCGACAACCTCGTCTATCAGAAATATTTGGAGAAAGATGGGAAGGAATTGTTGCCCACCACAAAAGGGGAAGCCCTGATTCAGTTTTTACGGGCCTACGATATCGATTTGTTGACCAGCCCCGCTCTTACCGGAGAATGGGAATACCGTCTCAAGCAGATTGAGGAAGGAAAACTGGGACGGAAGGAATTCATGGACGGGATTGAAGAGGTTACCCGCCAGATCGCGGAAGCGTTGAAGAATCCCCCCGCTCCAACGGAATCTTCCCTTCAATCGATCACTGACGGAAAGCCTCTTCTGGAAAACTTTAAGGCATTTGTTTCCAATGACTCCGTAACCGTGAACAATCGGCAGATTCCGGCCCTCCAGGTGAACAAAGTCATCGGGAACCGAGCAATGGAGGAGGAAGAGGTCCGGGAGCTACTGGAGAAAAAGCAAATCGGACCACTCGATGGTTTTCGTTCGAAAGCAGGAAAGAGCTTCTCAGCAATCGTAAAACTCATTCAAAAGGAGAACGGTTCTTGGAGAGTGGAGCTCGACTTTGGGGATTCGTCTAATGGGGAGAACGGCGAAATTGATTTGAGTTCTGCAGAGGTTGTGGGCGTTTGCCCTCTTTGTGGGGCGAAGGTCTACGAAACTCCGAATGCCTACATTTGTGAAGAACGGGCCAGAGACCGGAAAAACTGCGACTTTCAGGTGGCGCGAAACATTCTTGGAAAAACCATCGAACGTCCAGTCTTCGAAAAACTGCTCAAAGACAAAAAGACGGATCTTGTGCAAGGCTTTCGATCCAATCGAACCAAGCGTAAGTTCGATGCGTTTCTAGTCCTGAAGCCAGATGGCAAGCTGGGATTTGAGTTTCCCGACAGGCCAGCCCGAAAATCCGCTCGGAAACGGGCAAAAAAGCAGGCCAAATCCGGCTAA
- a CDS encoding MIP/aquaporin family protein — MSPYLAEFVGTTILVLLGNGVVANVLLTKTKGHDGGWIVITFGWGLAVAVAVYSVARISGAHINPAVTVSLASIGSFEWTKVPGYILAQMAGGIFGSFLVYLTYLAHWKETEDPALKLACHSTAPAIRKFGPAFLTEAIGTAMLVFGVLAFGKIALGVDTSEAAWAAVVDTWFGPILVGVIVLSIGLSLGGPTGYAINPARDLGPRIAHAILPIPGKGSSDWQYSWIPVLAPIVGGIIGAQLFVLLRL, encoded by the coding sequence ATGAGCCCCTACTTAGCCGAATTTGTCGGCACTACAATTCTCGTTCTTCTCGGCAACGGAGTGGTCGCCAATGTCCTCCTGACAAAAACGAAAGGGCACGATGGTGGATGGATTGTGATCACTTTTGGTTGGGGATTGGCGGTCGCGGTGGCCGTTTACTCGGTTGCTCGGATCTCTGGCGCTCATATCAACCCGGCGGTTACCGTATCGCTCGCTTCAATAGGTTCATTTGAATGGACGAAGGTTCCCGGATATATATTAGCCCAGATGGCAGGTGGCATCTTCGGTTCGTTTCTCGTCTATCTAACCTATCTAGCTCATTGGAAAGAAACCGAAGATCCGGCGCTAAAGCTGGCTTGCCACAGCACCGCACCGGCAATCCGAAAATTTGGACCAGCATTTCTTACGGAGGCAATCGGAACTGCGATGTTGGTATTTGGAGTCCTTGCCTTCGGGAAGATCGCACTCGGTGTAGACACTAGCGAGGCCGCCTGGGCTGCCGTCGTCGACACCTGGTTTGGTCCGATTCTGGTAGGCGTCATCGTTCTCTCGATCGGTCTTTCTCTTGGCGGACCCACGGGCTACGCAATCAATCCTGCCCGCGATCTTGGCCCGCGCATCGCCCATGCGATTCTCCCCATCCCGGGTAAAGGTTCATCGGATTGGCAGTATTCCTGGATTCCCGTCCTTGCACCTATTGTCGGTGGAATTATTGGAGCCCAACTTTTCGTTCTCCTCAGGCTGTAG
- the glpK gene encoding glycerol kinase GlpK: MPKEQYILAFDQGTTSSRSVVINHAGEIVSSAQKEFRQIYPKPGWVEHDPMEIWSSQSSTANEALSRANLKTDSITAVGVTNQRETTIVWDKETGEPIYNAIVWQDRRTADYCGRLKSEGLEEMVMRKTGLRLDPYFSGTKVRWILENVDGARKRANEGKLLFGTVDSWLLWQLTSHKVHVTDSTNASRTLFHNIETGDWDDELLELLEVPRSMLPEIKTCSEVYGNVAHNLYPAGTPIAGIAGDQHAALFGQACFDPGMVKNTYGTGCFLLMNTGEDLVRSKNNLLSTIAWRIGDKTEYALEGSIFIGGAVVQWIRDEVQLVRSAQELDWLAGTVSDSNGLFIVPAFAGLGAPHWDPYARGAALGMTRGTNRAHFCRAALESIAFQSGDLVSAMEKDSELTLTECRVDGGVANSEPMLQFQADLLQQNVVRPKCVETTAMGAAYLAGLAVGFWESRDEIAKNWGIDVTFEPARPAEEMESLKKGWAKAVERSKQWEEAGDE; the protein is encoded by the coding sequence ATGCCCAAAGAACAATACATCTTAGCTTTCGACCAAGGCACCACCAGCTCCCGGTCTGTGGTGATCAATCACGCCGGTGAAATCGTCTCAAGCGCACAAAAAGAGTTTCGCCAAATTTATCCTAAGCCTGGCTGGGTCGAACATGACCCGATGGAAATTTGGTCCAGCCAAAGTTCCACGGCCAACGAGGCGCTCTCACGAGCAAACCTGAAGACAGACTCCATCACAGCAGTCGGCGTAACGAACCAAAGGGAGACCACAATCGTTTGGGACAAGGAGACCGGCGAACCTATCTACAATGCGATCGTTTGGCAGGATCGGCGCACCGCCGACTACTGTGGCAGGCTCAAGTCAGAGGGTCTCGAGGAGATGGTCATGCGGAAAACGGGGCTTCGTCTCGACCCCTATTTCTCCGGAACCAAGGTTCGTTGGATCCTTGAAAATGTTGACGGTGCAAGAAAGAGAGCCAACGAAGGTAAACTCTTATTCGGAACCGTCGATTCGTGGCTTCTCTGGCAACTCACCTCCCACAAAGTTCATGTTACCGACTCAACCAACGCGAGCAGAACCTTGTTCCACAACATCGAGACTGGTGATTGGGACGATGAACTTCTGGAGCTGCTGGAGGTGCCCCGAAGTATGCTTCCGGAAATCAAAACCTGTTCGGAGGTCTACGGAAATGTAGCGCACAATCTTTATCCTGCTGGCACACCGATTGCCGGAATCGCCGGTGACCAGCACGCCGCCCTTTTTGGTCAGGCATGCTTCGATCCGGGGATGGTCAAAAACACCTATGGGACCGGTTGTTTTCTTCTAATGAACACCGGAGAGGATTTGGTCCGATCGAAGAACAATCTTCTCTCCACGATTGCTTGGCGCATAGGGGACAAAACGGAATACGCCCTCGAGGGTTCTATTTTTATTGGTGGTGCGGTTGTCCAGTGGATCCGCGACGAGGTCCAACTGGTCCGATCTGCACAGGAGTTGGATTGGCTGGCAGGAACCGTTTCGGATTCCAACGGGCTCTTCATCGTGCCCGCGTTTGCTGGACTCGGAGCACCTCATTGGGATCCCTATGCCAGAGGGGCCGCTCTTGGAATGACCCGCGGGACTAACCGTGCACACTTTTGCCGAGCAGCCCTCGAATCAATTGCATTCCAAAGTGGCGATCTGGTTTCCGCCATGGAGAAAGACAGTGAACTGACACTGACGGAATGTCGGGTCGACGGTGGGGTTGCTAACAGCGAGCCGATGCTCCAATTCCAAGCAGATCTACTCCAGCAAAACGTCGTTCGCCCGAAATGCGTCGAAACGACTGCGATGGGCGCGGCTTATCTTGCTGGCCTTGCGGTGGGCTTCTGGGAGAGCCGAGATGAGATCGCAAAAAACTGGGGAATTGACGTCACCTTCGAACCGGCGCGTCCTGCTGAAGAAATGGAGTCGCTCAAAAAAGGATGGGCGAAGGCAGTGGAACGCTCGAAACAATGGGAAGAAGCAGGCGATGAGTGA